In Rhodothermales bacterium, a single window of DNA contains:
- a CDS encoding SHOCT domain-containing protein: protein MWIFWFAVFAIVGAGIYLGVRAMKKTEPPRESPQEILQRRFASGEITRDEYERAMKDLRQF from the coding sequence ATGTGGATCTTCTGGTTCGCGGTGTTCGCGATCGTGGGCGCAGGAATCTACCTGGGGGTGCGGGCGATGAAGAAGACCGAGCCTCCGCGAGAGTCGCCGCAAGAGATCTTGCAGAGGCGTTTCGCGAGCGGTGAGATCACGCGCGATGAGTACGAGCGGGCGATGAAGGACCTGCGTCAATTCTGA
- a CDS encoding helix-hairpin-helix domain-containing protein codes for MKLTKVRGIGPRAAAALYAHEIESVETLAETDVATIAGIRGFGPASAQRILAAACEAIGGQASDSRQQSAAPKGGDEGKKRRGKRKGGKDKKKAEKAKAKKKAKRKGKKSKKSKKNKKK; via the coding sequence ATGAAACTCACCAAGGTCCGCGGGATAGGCCCAAGAGCAGCCGCGGCGTTGTATGCGCACGAGATTGAATCCGTGGAGACCCTCGCTGAAACGGACGTTGCCACGATCGCAGGCATCCGTGGCTTCGGTCCGGCGAGTGCCCAGAGAATCCTTGCTGCTGCCTGTGAGGCAATCGGCGGTCAGGCGTCTGATTCCCGGCAGCAGAGTGCAGCGCCCAAGGGCGGTGATGAGGGCAAGAAGAGAAGGGGCAAGAGGAAGGGCGGCAAGGACAAGAAGAAGGCTGAAAAGGCCAAAGCCAAAAAGAAGGCCAAGAGAAAAGGCAAGAAGAGCAAGAAGAGCAAGAAGAACAAGAAGAAGTAG
- a CDS encoding P-II family nitrogen regulator — MKLIKAFVRTTRVDEVVRALEAAGAPGITISRVHGVGYGYEPLLFTFAPSKYHKMLEVSKVEVVCCAPDVECLVEALVKAAHTGVKGDGIVFVTPVEQAIKVRTGDKDTRALENRGGKP, encoded by the coding sequence ATGAAACTGATCAAAGCATTCGTTCGGACGACTCGAGTGGATGAGGTTGTTCGCGCTCTCGAGGCAGCGGGCGCCCCCGGGATCACCATCTCTAGGGTTCACGGTGTGGGGTACGGCTACGAGCCGCTGCTCTTCACCTTCGCGCCGAGCAAGTACCACAAGATGCTCGAGGTCTCAAAGGTCGAGGTCGTCTGTTGTGCACCGGATGTCGAGTGTCTTGTCGAAGCTCTCGTCAAGGCCGCGCACACCGGGGTGAAAGGCGACGGAATCGTGTTCGTAACCCCTGTCGAGCAAGCAATCAAAGTCCGGACCGGGGACAAGGACACCCGGGCTCTGGAGAACCGAGGAGGAAAACCATGA
- a CDS encoding isoprenylcysteine carboxylmethyltransferase family protein yields the protein MQGSYDYGYWPLVIIHSIIFIVFAFSFTKPKTKRDWRSLGAFSAFIVALFTEMYGFPLTIYLLSGWLQSRFPGLDVFSHESGHLWGTVLGLNGNSHFNPIHVLSNVLILGGFIVLARAWKVLHKAQQEGTLATEGPYASVRHPQYSAFVVIMLGFLFQWPTLLTLVMFPVLVWMYVALARREEREVRATLGEVYGRYAENTPAFFPYLGNVPREAKAEARSE from the coding sequence ATGCAAGGCAGCTACGACTACGGATACTGGCCACTGGTGATCATCCACTCGATCATCTTCATCGTCTTTGCTTTCAGCTTCACGAAACCAAAGACAAAGCGTGATTGGCGGTCTTTGGGGGCCTTTTCGGCGTTCATCGTGGCGCTATTCACCGAGATGTATGGCTTTCCGCTGACGATCTACCTCCTTTCCGGATGGCTGCAGAGTCGCTTCCCCGGCCTCGACGTCTTCTCTCATGAGTCCGGGCACCTCTGGGGCACGGTGCTCGGGCTCAATGGGAACTCTCATTTCAACCCGATACACGTGTTGAGCAACGTCCTCATTCTCGGTGGCTTCATTGTGCTGGCGAGAGCCTGGAAGGTGCTCCACAAGGCACAGCAGGAGGGCACTTTGGCAACCGAGGGTCCGTACGCGAGTGTTCGTCACCCACAGTACTCGGCGTTTGTCGTGATCATGCTCGGCTTCCTGTTCCAGTGGCCAACGCTTCTCACCCTGGTGATGTTCCCGGTGCTGGTCTGGATGTACGTGGCGTTGGCGCGACGTGAGGAGCGTGAGGTGCGGGCGACGCTCGGCGAGGTGTATGGCCGTTACGCCGAGAACACTCCGGCCTTCTTTCCATATCTCGGGAACGTTCCTCGAGAGGCGAAGGCAGAGGCTCGAAGCGAGTAG
- a CDS encoding DUF3347 domain-containing protein: MKIKIASTSIVLLLLLPLVGGMLAASGADETNAFQEVLGHYEAVRLSLVKDSMADVAEHASAIEHRMHKLAKAFNAREAGVSAEKSAECEELLPEISSAAARLAGSEDLESAREALFELSKPMGRYRKLAGTEGSMVVFCPMAKKAWVQPHGEISNPYMGQAMPTCGEIIAD; this comes from the coding sequence ATGAAGATCAAAATTGCAAGTACAAGCATCGTGCTGTTGCTGCTGCTGCCACTGGTTGGGGGAATGCTCGCCGCCAGCGGAGCGGATGAGACGAATGCGTTCCAGGAGGTCCTGGGGCACTACGAAGCTGTTCGCCTGTCTCTGGTGAAGGACAGCATGGCCGATGTGGCCGAGCACGCCAGCGCCATCGAGCATCGGATGCACAAACTCGCAAAGGCATTCAACGCTCGCGAAGCTGGTGTCTCAGCGGAGAAATCTGCCGAATGTGAGGAGCTCCTCCCAGAGATCTCTTCGGCAGCAGCCCGTCTCGCTGGGAGTGAAGATCTCGAGTCGGCGCGCGAAGCCCTGTTCGAGCTCAGTAAACCGATGGGCCGCTACCGCAAGTTGGCCGGTACAGAGGGCTCGATGGTCGTCTTCTGCCCGATGGCCAAGAAAGCCTGGGTACAGCCACACGGCGAGATAAGCAACCCATACATGGGGCAGGCCATGCCCACGTGCGGAGAGATCATCGCCGACTAG
- a CDS encoding DUF2933 domain-containing protein — MEILTENWFFVLVILVCVGVHVLGHGHDHGHDHGRGKDEDRPDSGR; from the coding sequence ATGGAGATACTCACTGAAAACTGGTTTTTCGTTCTGGTCATTCTGGTCTGCGTCGGCGTCCATGTTCTGGGCCATGGCCACGATCATGGTCACGATCATGGTCGAGGCAAGGATGAAGACCGGCCGGATTCTGGCCGATGA